In the genome of Gottschalkia purinilytica, the window ATAAATATTAAAATTCTACTTATAAATTATAAGTAGAATTCTTTTCATAAAGTTTTTTATTGTTAGCTACTTTTTTTTAATAGTTTATCTTTAAGTACTTTCATATCATCTACAACGAGTCTGTGTCTAACTTTCTTAACATCAAATTTGAAAATTTTAAAGGCGAGCTGAATAAAATATCCTATTCCTAATGATATCATTAAAGTGCCAATACCTACAAATCCCCCTAGAAAATATCCTATGGTTAATACCCCTATTTCGATAGAGTTTCTTATGAATCTTACAGATCTATTAGTCTTTTTAACTAATGCTACCATTAATCCGTCTCTAGGACCTGCTCCCATACCTGCACTTATATAGAGATACGCTGCTATACCACTTATAAACATTCCAACTATTATCATAATAACACCTGGTATGAAACTATGAGCAACTGGTATCACACCAATTGATGTTATAAAGTCCATGAATATACCGACAAACACCATATTACATAGTGTTCCCCATCCTACTTTTTCACCTAATATACTATCTATTATTACAACAACTATTCCTACTATAATATTAGACTGCCCAATTGTAGTACCAAATATATTAGAAATTCCTTTATGAAAAACATCCCATGGTGCAAATCCTAAATTAGCATTAATTGTCATCATTATCCCAAAGGCACTTATAAAAAGTCCTGTAAATAACTTTATAAAATCTAGTAAAATTTTTTTCATCTATAGTATTCCTATCCCTTTCAAAATTGTATTATATACTCCTTACTATATTATTTTATTATATTTTCCGATAACTTGCTTAACAATTTCTGAATAACTATCAACTATTTCTGTTAAAAGCTTTTTTAGTGAAAATTCTCCTTTTTCTATAGCTAATTTATTAGAATCTGATTTAGCTAATATAAGCATATCATTTAAAAGTTTTGCCATACCACGACACTCATTTAATACTACTGATATACTGTCTACTTTTTCTTCTATTTTTTTATAAGGATGTTTTAATAAAAGCTCCACTCTCGATTGTATAATAGAAAGAGGTGTTCTTAACTCATGTGATGCATCTGATACAAATTGCTTCTGTTGTTTTATAGATTCTTTTATGGGAGCAAGAGATTTCTTAGCTAAGAAATAACCAGCTATTATTGACAATATACTTCTAAATACAAGTCCTGATAACATGCTTTAACTAATACTTCATCTACTTCTTTTGAGGACTTTCCTTTTATCTCTTCACTATGCCTTTCTGATATAGTCCCTGACACGCTTATTCTTGACTCTATACTTCCTTTTTTTACTGAAACAGTAGCAGTTTTTATTTCTTTCTTATCGATATTTTTAGTCTTAAAGAACGTAAAAAATATTCCTATTAATGCTAATATACCTATGGTTAAAAAAATCTTTTTCTTCATAACTTTACTCCTTTCTTATTTAGCTTATTGAGCTTCATTATTATCCGTATTTTTTTCATTATAGCTACTTGGAATCTTACCTCTTAGTCCTTCTTCCATTGGGCCTACTCTTCTGATATTTTTATAAACTAGAAATCCTATCCCAATTACTATAGTTAATGTAAGTATTAAGTTTAAGACAATTAAACTAATAAATCTTTTTTCTGTAATATTCATTTTAATAGAACCTCCCTAGAAGTTTTCTATTTTAAAGTCATTATAAATTTGCTTTCTTAAAATTTCCTTAAAATAATCTAAAATATTTTCTTTAATCATTTAATATCAATAAAAACTCTATATTCACTAGTCAGTTAATTAGATTCAATGTGATAATACCCCTATTAAGTAATAAAAATGTTTTTCATTCATAGTTATAATATATAAATGTTAATTATTGGGAGGTTAGCATGAGAAAGTTGCATATATTGTTCATGTTTTTTTTAGCTTTAACCTTAATCTTTCCTAGCCATAGCTATAGTGAAGAGACAAAACGTCCTGATAGATATAAAGCAGTTATTATAGATATAAATCAATTTAACAAAGATGAGGGTAAAATATATGAAATTCAAGCTAAAATTTCTAATGGTCCTTACAAGGACAAGTTAGTTAATTTTGAGTATACGCCTATTCAAGGAACTCAAACAGATATTGAACTTGAAAAAGGAATGTCTATTATTCTAAATGTTGATTCATCAAATGGAAAAATATCACAAATAAGTTTATATGATGTGGAAAGAAGGACTGTACTTAAAGTATTAGCAATTACTTTTTTAGTTTTATTAATTATTTTCGGAGGAATTAAAGGAATATGTGGAGCTATTTCATTAATTGCAACTCTTCTTTTAATAGTTTTTTTACTAATTCCTTTAGTATTAAAGGGAATAAATCCTATAATAGCTACTATTATTACGTCTTCCATTGCTATACTAATAAGCTTTTTATTAATAAGTGGATTTAGTAGAAAAAGTCTTTGTGCTATTATAAGTACCATAGGTGGTACAATTATAGCTGGATTATGTGCATTTTACTTTGGTAATCTTATGAGCCTAACAGGTCTTTCAGATGATCATGTACAAACTTTAGTTGCCTATACAGATATAGCAATAGATTATCGTGGACTATTGTTTAGTGGAATTATTATAGGTACTATTGGAGCAGTTATGGATGTTAGCATGTCTATTACATCTTTTATTTTCGAAATGAAACAAAAATACCCAGATACATCACAAGGATCACTTTTTGAATCTGGATTAAATGTTGGAAGAGATATAATGTCTACTATGGCAAATACTTTAATTCTAGCTTATGCTGGTGCTTCACTACCTTTATTTCTTTTTTTCGCAGTTATGGATACTTCTTTTGTAGACATTATTAATATAGAATTTATATCTGAAGAAATTCTTCGTTCCTTATGTGGAAGTATGGGACTTATTTTAACTATTCCTCTCAGTTCCTTTATAGCTTCTATAAGAGCCTAGGATAAGATTTATCATTAACTATAAATATCATGTTAAATATAATGAATTATTTGAAATGATCATATAATATTTTGTATTACAAATAATAAGAATTTTAATAAATAAAAAACAGTTCTTTTTATTATAAAAAGAACTGTTTTTTATTTATTCTTCAAGTAAACTCTTTAATTTTACTTGAAACATCGTCTTACCATTTTGGCTAAAGGCAGTAATTTTACCTTCATGGAGTTCCACAATATTCTTAGCAATGGATAATCCTAATCCAGTTCCTCCTGTATCTTGAGAACGAGATTTTTCAACTCTATAAAATCTATCGAAAATATATTTTAAATCCATTTCAGGAATAGTTTCTCCATAGTTTATAATACTAACAATAGTTTCATTGTTTTCATTTTCAAGTTGGATATCTACGTATTTACCTTCTTTACCATAAGTTATTGCATTAGATAATAAATTTTCAAATACCCTAACTAGTAATCCACCATCTGCTTTTACATAAATTTTATTCTCAGGTAAGGTCAAACGATATTCCATTCCGTTCTCATCTAGTATAGGAACAAATTCTTCAGCTAATTGTTCTAGTAATTCCACTATATTTATTCTATCAAGATTAACCTTTATTCCTCCATAACTAATCTTAGTAAACTCAAATAGTTCATCAATTAGCTTTTTCAATGTTTGTGCCTTGTTATAAGCAATATCAATATAGTATCTTAATACTAGTTCATCTTTGTATTTATCATTTACTATTAATCCTAGATATCCTAGAATCGAAGTAAGTGGTGTACGTAAGTCATGAGATACACTGGTAACAAGTTCATTTTTTGTTTTTTCAGCGTTTCTTTCTTCTTCTATTAGTTGCTTTAATTGTTCAGCCATAAGATTAATATTCTGAGCTAACTCTCCTAACTCATCTCTAGATTTTATATTCACTCTTGTTTCAAGATTTCCTTGTGAGATATTCTTTAATGCTATATTAATTTCCTCCAAATATCGAATGCTTCTCTGAGTAAGTATAAAGAAAGAAATTGTAAACAATATTATCCCTGTAATAATTGCTACTACATATGGTCCAACTGTATTATATAACCTTGTTAAAATCATTCCTGGTAATGAATATCCTGATACAAAAGAAGCAATCATTAATAATAGAAAAACACCAACAACAGCAATAACTATACTCGTTAAGAACACTATTATGATTTTCCATCTTATATTCTTATTTATCAATCTTATACCCCACTCCCCATACAGTCTCTATTATCATTGGTTTTCTTGGATTTTCCTCGATTTTTTCTCTTATTCTTCTAATATGAACCATAACTGTATTATTAGCATCAAGATAGCGTTCCTTCCATACCTTTTCAAATATCTCCTCTGTGCTAAAAACTTGTCCTGGATTACTTGCTAACAATAATACTATTTCATACTCAGTAGGAGTTAAATTTATCTCTCTGTCATACACTGTTACTTTATGTTTCTTCTCATTAATGGTCATCCCTCTAATATTAATAACATCTTCTTCCTTGTGGGAATCTCTAGGATTTAGATAAAGATAACGTCTCAACTGGGACTTTACTCTTGCCATCAATTCCAAAGGATTGAATGGTTTTGTAAGGTAATCATCTGCACCTGTACTTAATCCCAAAATTTTGTCCATATCTTGTGTTTTAGCACTCAACATTAAAATTGGAATATTATTATCTCTTCTGATTCTTCTACATACTTCCAGTCCATCAATACCTGGCATCATAATATCAAGAATAACCAATTGAATTGATTCATCTTCCAGTATGGATAACGCATCTTTACCATTAGAAGCTTTTAAAACTTTATAACCATCATTTAACAGATAAATCTCAATTAAATCTGCTATTTCCTTTTCATCCTCTACAATCAATATTGTTTCTTTTTCCATTTTATCTTAACCCTTCTTTATATTTTATGAGCTCAGTATATAAATACTTTGAATTTTTTGCAATATTGTTTCAATAGATTTTTTTAATATAAGTTTAATATTTTCAGCATTATGTGATCTAACTTTGTTCGAGTATTTCTCGTCTAGAAATTCTTCTAATGTTATACCTTCAGAAGCAATATAAGTTGCTGCCTCAACGCCAACATATCTAATATGCCATGGTTCATAGTTGATCTTTGTTATATGTTCTTTACCAACAGGATATCGAATAATGAATCCAAATAAGTGGGCGTTATTTTTAACCCATTTTCCTTCTTTTGATTTTCCAAAGTCTCCTGTACTTTTATTTCCAATATCCATAGCTAGTCCTGTTTGATGCTCACTTTTTCCTGGAATAGCTACATACTGTTCAGCCTTATCTTTACCTACCTTGTCCACTCTTTCTTGATAAACTTGTTCTTGAGCTTCGTAAGGACGATATCCTGATACACCATATAGTCTAATGTTTTCTTTCTTTGCTTCTCTAAACATTTCTTCTAATGCTTCTGCTGCTTCTTTTCGTAATTTTTTCTTAGGTAAATCTCCTTCAAAAGTAAAAGGTACATTAGGTGTCATTAAATTAGGTGGTACATAATCAGACGAAAGTGAATTTTCGTAATTAACTAACATTAAAATGTCATTAGATTTTTTTAAAATATCACTAGGTTTCTTAATATGCTTATTTTTATTAAATAAATTATATATTATACT includes:
- a CDS encoding response regulator transcription factor, whose protein sequence is MEKETILIVEDEKEIADLIEIYLLNDGYKVLKASNGKDALSILEDESIQLVILDIMMPGIDGLEVCRRIRRDNNIPILMLSAKTQDMDKILGLSTGADDYLTKPFNPLELMARVKSQLRRYLYLNPRDSHKEEDVINIRGMTINEKKHKVTVYDREINLTPTEYEIVLLLASNPGQVFSTEEIFEKVWKERYLDANNTVMVHIRRIREKIEENPRKPMIIETVWGVGYKIDK
- a CDS encoding efflux RND transporter periplasmic adaptor subunit, with translation MKKKIFLTIGILALIGIFFTFFKTKNIDKKEIKTATVSVKKGSIESRISVSGTISERHSEEIKGKSSKEVDEVLVKACYQDLYLEVYCQ
- a CDS encoding YczE/YyaS/YitT family protein; the encoded protein is MKKILLDFIKLFTGLFISAFGIMMTINANLGFAPWDVFHKGISNIFGTTIGQSNIIVGIVVVIIDSILGEKVGWGTLCNMVFVGIFMDFITSIGVIPVAHSFIPGVIMIIVGMFISGIAAYLYISAGMGAGPRDGLMVALVKKTNRSVRFIRNSIEIGVLTIGYFLGGFVGIGTLMISLGIGYFIQLAFKIFKFDVKKVRHRLVVDDMKVLKDKLLKKSS
- a CDS encoding sensor histidine kinase, with protein sequence MINKNIRWKIIIVFLTSIVIAVVGVFLLLMIASFVSGYSLPGMILTRLYNTVGPYVVAIITGIILFTISFFILTQRSIRYLEEINIALKNISQGNLETRVNIKSRDELGELAQNINLMAEQLKQLIEEERNAEKTKNELVTSVSHDLRTPLTSILGYLGLIVNDKYKDELVLRYYIDIAYNKAQTLKKLIDELFEFTKISYGGIKVNLDRINIVELLEQLAEEFVPILDENGMEYRLTLPENKIYVKADGGLLVRVFENLLSNAITYGKEGKYVDIQLENENNETIVSIINYGETIPEMDLKYIFDRFYRVEKSRSQDTGGTGLGLSIAKNIVELHEGKITAFSQNGKTMFQVKLKSLLEE
- a CDS encoding histidine kinase dimerization/phospho-acceptor domain-containing protein, yielding MLSGLVFRSILSIIAGYFLAKKSLAPIKESIKQQKQFVSDASHELRTPLSIIQSRVELLLKHPYKKIEEKVDSISVVLNECRGMAKLLNDMLILAKSDSNKLAIEKGEFSLKKLLTEIVDSYSEIVKQVIGKYNKII
- a CDS encoding YibE/F family protein; its protein translation is MRKLHILFMFFLALTLIFPSHSYSEETKRPDRYKAVIIDINQFNKDEGKIYEIQAKISNGPYKDKLVNFEYTPIQGTQTDIELEKGMSIILNVDSSNGKISQISLYDVERRTVLKVLAITFLVLLIIFGGIKGICGAISLIATLLLIVFLLIPLVLKGINPIIATIITSSIAILISFLLISGFSRKSLCAIISTIGGTIIAGLCAFYFGNLMSLTGLSDDHVQTLVAYTDIAIDYRGLLFSGIIIGTIGAVMDVSMSITSFIFEMKQKYPDTSQGSLFESGLNVGRDIMSTMANTLILAYAGASLPLFLFFAVMDTSFVDIINIEFISEEILRSLCGSMGLILTIPLSSFIASIRA
- a CDS encoding M15 family metallopeptidase, yielding MKNMISIFLKIFIVGLCISIIYNLFNKNKHIKKPSDILKKSNDILMLVNYENSLSSDYVPPNLMTPNVPFTFEGDLPKKKLRKEAAEALEEMFREAKKENIRLYGVSGYRPYEAQEQVYQERVDKVGKDKAEQYVAIPGKSEHQTGLAMDIGNKSTGDFGKSKEGKWVKNNAHLFGFIIRYPVGKEHITKINYEPWHIRYVGVEAATYIASEGITLEEFLDEKYSNKVRSHNAENIKLILKKSIETILQKIQSIYILSS